The genomic interval GCGTGCGATCAGAAGAAGCGGCGCGCGACGGCCAGCACCAGGCTCAGCACCACGGAAACGACGATCATCGTGACGATGGGAAAGTAGACGCGCGTGCTGCCGTTCTCGATGCGGATGTCGCCCGGCAGGCGCCCCACCCAGCCCAGCGCGCCCGTCATCACCAGCAGCCCCACGATGACGATCGCCGCGCCGAGCCCCACGATCAGCAGGCCCAGGGATCGGTTGTCCATATAGTGCGGAGGAACGCAGGGGGACGCGGTTCGGAGAAGCGATGATAAGCGTCCCAGGCGGCGGGGAAAAGACGAGGCCCCGGCAGACTCTCTCGTCCGCCGGGGCCTCGGTGCGGCGAAACCAGCCGCGTGCTACTTGTCCTTGTCGGCGCCCTCGGTGGGCGTGACGCTGACGTCCGGCGTCACCACGGTCTGCGTGTCGGTGCCCACGTTCACGTTCGCGGGATCGACGTCGATCGACGGAGCCTCGCCGCCCTTCACGTCCACGTCCGGGAGCGAGCCCTTGTCCTCGACCTCGGCGGTGCACGCGCCCAGCGCCAGCCCGAAAGTGGCGATCGCCAGCAGTCGCTTGATTTGCATACGGTTATCTCCCTGAGACGGAAACGGAAAAGCCTGCCGCTTCGCCAGGGTGCAACGCGCGTGCCCAACCTGTGTTCATCCTGCTGCCGGCGTGCCATCACGGTCTCACGGGCGAACGCTCGTTCGGTTGTGCGACAGGTGGAGGGGAGCGATCTTGGCACCCTGAGCAGGGCCTGGATGAACCAGCACCATCGAACGGACATCGTATGAACAACCGGCTGATTCGCCCGGTAGAGATCTATCTGAACACGCCCCCGCCCGATCCCAACGTGCCCCGGCCCGTGCGCGGGTCGCAGGTAACCTTCGCCGACCTGGCCGAGCCGCAAAGCCAGAACGTGGCGGGAACCCTCTTCGGCGGGGTGCTGCTGGGGTTCATCGACCGCGCCGCGGCGTTCTGCGCCATGAAGCACGCGGGGCGCCCCGTGGTCACCAAGAGCTTCGACGAGGTGGAGTTCAACGAGCCCATCTACATCGGCGAACTGGTGATTGCGCACGCGTCGGTGAACTTTACGGGCAACACCAGCATGGAGATCGGGGTGAAGGTGATGGCGCAGAACCCCATCACCGGCACCGAGCGGCACACCAACACCTGCTACGCCACCTTCGTCGCCCTGGACGAGACCGGCCGGCCGGTGCGCGTTCCTCCCGTGCTGCCCGAGACGGACGAGGAAAAGCGCCGCTTCGAGGGCGGCCGCCAGCGCCGCGAAGAGCGCCTCGCCCGCCGTCGGCCGCGCAAGAAGGAGTAGCGGCGGCGCGGAGTGTGCGGCCGGTGGCGGGAGATGTCCAGACTTGACGGTTTCGCGTCCGCATCGTACGCTTTTGAAGCGCGTCGGATCACCAGACCGATTCCCTCACGCACCCACGGAGGCAACGATGAAGATCGCACCTTTGGGACGTGAGGCCACGATCGATGACCTGTACAAGGTCGAGGGCAAGGCGGAGCTCGTGGACGGGAGGATCGTCCTCATGAGCCCCGGAGGAGATGTGCACGGCACGGCCGCGGGCAACATTTTCGCTAGCCTGAAGGCGCACCAACGGGCTTATGGGAGCGGTCGGGCTTACACCGCCGGGTTGGGCTTCATCCATTCGCCGCGGCGCTCCTTCTCGCCGGACGCGTCGTGGTATGTTGGTCCGCGCGCGGGTGGCAAGATGGTGGACGGCGTCCCGCTGTTCGCCGTGGAGGTGCGCAGTCCGGAGGACTACGGCCCCGCGGCGGAGCGGCGGCTGGCGGCGAAGCGCGCGGCCTACTTCGACTGCGGCACCCAGGTCGTGTGGGACGTGGACGCGTTGCGCGCGGAGGTGATTCGCGTGTACCGCGCCGCGGACCCGGAGAGCGCCGACGTCTACAAGCGCGGCGAGGTTGCCGACGCCGAGCCGGCGGTGCCGGGATGGCGGTTGCCGGTCGAGGAATTATTCGAGGACTAGGCCCGGGCCGGCCGTTCCGCTCGGCGCACAGGCTCTGCCTCTCCCGCACCATCTTCCCTGGCGCGCCGTCATCTGCATTACTGCACACCCGAACGCGACCCGCCACCGCGCGTGACCGATATCCGCCTCTCCCAATCCGCCGCGCGGGCGCTGATGCTGGCCGCGCAGGGGCTGGACCGGCGTCCGCGGCGCCGCGCCACCAGGGCCGGCGTCCTCGAGGCCATCCGCCGCATGGGCGCGCTGCAGATCGACACCATCAGCGTCGTGGCGCGCAGCCCGTACCTCGTGCTGTGGTCGCGCCTGGGCGACTATCGGCCGGAGTGGCTGGATTTACTGCTGGCCGAGGGAAAGCTCTTCGAGTACTGGGCGCACGAGGCGTGCTTCCTTCCCATCGAAGACTACCCCCTGTTCCGCCGCCGCATGCTCGATCCTTCGTGGGCCGGGTGGCGAGGGTCGCACGCGCTGATGGAGCGGCACCCGGAAAGCGCCGCGCGCCTCCTGGAACTGGTGC from Longimicrobium sp. carries:
- a CDS encoding acyl-CoA thioesterase; its protein translation is MNNRLIRPVEIYLNTPPPDPNVPRPVRGSQVTFADLAEPQSQNVAGTLFGGVLLGFIDRAAAFCAMKHAGRPVVTKSFDEVEFNEPIYIGELVIAHASVNFTGNTSMEIGVKVMAQNPITGTERHTNTCYATFVALDETGRPVRVPPVLPETDEEKRRFEGGRQRREERLARRRPRKKE
- a CDS encoding DUF2905 domain-containing protein, whose protein sequence is MDNRSLGLLIVGLGAAIVIVGLLVMTGALGWVGRLPGDIRIENGSTRVYFPIVTMIVVSVVLSLVLAVARRFF
- a CDS encoding Uma2 family endonuclease → MKIAPLGREATIDDLYKVEGKAELVDGRIVLMSPGGDVHGTAAGNIFASLKAHQRAYGSGRAYTAGLGFIHSPRRSFSPDASWYVGPRAGGKMVDGVPLFAVEVRSPEDYGPAAERRLAAKRAAYFDCGTQVVWDVDALRAEVIRVYRAADPESADVYKRGEVADAEPAVPGWRLPVEELFED